One segment of Tamlana crocina DNA contains the following:
- a CDS encoding antibiotic biosynthesis monooxygenase has product MLAQTPTPPYYAVIFTSVKNEEDKGYSIMADLMVELASQQDGFLGIETARNDLGVTVSYWRDADAIKKWKAHADHQIAQKKGKTHWYKQYKVRIAKVERDYDFGL; this is encoded by the coding sequence ATGTTAGCACAAACACCCACTCCGCCCTATTATGCCGTAATTTTTACTTCGGTAAAAAATGAAGAGGATAAAGGGTATTCCATAATGGCCGATTTGATGGTGGAATTAGCCAGCCAACAAGATGGGTTTTTAGGTATTGAAACCGCCCGAAACGATTTAGGCGTCACCGTATCGTATTGGCGGGATGCAGACGCCATAAAAAAATGGAAAGCCCATGCCGACCACCAAATCGCACAAAAAAAGGGAAAAACCCATTGGTACAAACAATACAAAGTCCGTATTGCAAAAGTAGAGCGCGACTACGATTTCGGGCTATAA